From a single Calothrix sp. NIES-2098 genomic region:
- the ccmA gene encoding carboxysome formation protein CcmA, whose product MIVVMKIGSPEVEINRISEELTSWGLTPEKIVGKHKVVIGLVGETADLDPLQIQEVSPWIEQVLRVELPYKRASRQYRHGEASEVLVNTPDGSVVFGEHHPVVVVAGPCSVENEEMIIETAQRVKASGAKFLRGGAYKPRTSPYAFQGHGESALDLLAKAREVSGLGVITEVMDAADLDKIAEVADMIQVGARNMQNFSLLKKVGAQSKPVLLKRGMAATIEDWLMAAEYILAAGNPNVVLCERGIRTFDRQYTRNTLDLSVVPVLRKLTHLPIMIDPSHGTGWSEFVPSMAMAAIAAGTDSLMIEVHPNPKKALSDGPQSLTPDAFDRLMQELAVVGKAVGRWQTAVAVA is encoded by the coding sequence ATGATTGTCGTAATGAAAATCGGTTCCCCAGAAGTAGAAATCAATCGTATTAGCGAAGAATTAACTAGCTGGGGGCTGACACCGGAAAAAATTGTTGGGAAGCACAAAGTAGTTATTGGTTTAGTAGGCGAGACTGCTGATTTAGACCCGCTACAAATTCAAGAAGTTAGCCCTTGGATTGAGCAAGTTTTGCGTGTAGAGTTGCCTTATAAACGGGCTAGTCGTCAGTACCGTCACGGTGAAGCTTCTGAGGTGCTGGTTAACACTCCTGATGGGTCTGTTGTATTTGGCGAACATCATCCAGTAGTAGTGGTTGCTGGCCCCTGCTCTGTCGAAAATGAGGAAATGATTATCGAGACAGCCCAGCGCGTCAAAGCATCGGGAGCAAAGTTTTTGCGCGGTGGTGCATACAAACCCCGAACTTCACCTTATGCTTTCCAGGGACACGGCGAGAGTGCTTTGGATTTATTGGCAAAAGCTAGGGAAGTCAGCGGATTAGGTGTAATTACAGAAGTTATGGACGCCGCCGACCTGGATAAAATCGCCGAAGTTGCCGATATGATTCAGGTAGGTGCCAGAAACATGCAGAATTTCTCTCTACTTAAAAAAGTGGGAGCGCAATCAAAACCAGTGCTGTTGAAGCGAGGAATGGCAGCTACCATTGAAGATTGGTTGATGGCTGCTGAGTATATTTTGGCTGCGGGAAACCCTAATGTAGTTTTATGCGAGCGCGGTATTCGCACTTTTGACCGTCAGTACACTCGCAACACCTTGGATTTATCGGTAGTGCCAGTTTTACGCAAGCTAACTCACCTACCAATTATGATTGACCCCAGTCATGGTACGGGTTGGTCTGAGTTTGTGCCTTCAATGGCAATGGCCGCGATCGCAGCTGGTACAGATTCTCTCATGATTGAGGTTCACCCCAACCCGAAAAAAGCTTTATCAGATGGCCCTCAATCTCTCACACCAGATGCTTTTGACCGCTTAATGCAAGAATTAGCAGTAGTTGGTAAGGCTGTAGGACGTTGGCAAACAGCAGTTGCTGTAGCTTAG